The Mustela erminea isolate mMusErm1 chromosome 6, mMusErm1.Pri, whole genome shotgun sequence genome includes a region encoding these proteins:
- the MAPK11 gene encoding mitogen-activated protein kinase 11 isoform X3 produces the protein MAFYGSAYDARLRQKVAVKKLSRPFQSLIHARRTYRELRLLKHLKHENVIGLLDVFTPATSIEDFSEVYLVTTLMGADLNNIVKCQALSDEHVQFLVYQLLRGLKYIHSAGIIHRDLKPSNVAVNEDCELRILDFGLARQADEEMTGYVATRWYRAPEIMLNWMHYNQTVDIWSVGCIMAELLQGKALFPGSDYIDQLKRIMEVVGTPSPEVLAKISSEHARTYIQSLPPMPQKDLRSIFHGANPLAVDLLGRMLVLDSDQRVSAAEALAHAYFSQYHDPDDEPEAEPYDESVEAKERTVEEWKELTYQEVLSFKPAEPPQSPGSLEIEQ, from the exons ATGGCCTTTTATGG CTCGGCCTACGACGCGCGGCTGCGGCAGAAGGTGGCGGTGAAGAAGCTGTCGCGACCCTTCCAGTCGCTGATCCACGCGCGGAGAACGTACCGCGAGCTGCGGCTGCTCAAGCACCTGAAGCACGAGAAC GTCATCGGGCTGCTGGACGTGTTCACGCCGGCCACCTCCATTGAGGACTTCAGCGAAGT GTACCTGGTGACCACCCTGATGGGCGCCGACCTGAACAACATCGTCAAGTGCCAGGCGCTGAGCGACGAGCACGTCCAGTTCCTGGTTTATCAGCTGCTGCGCGGGCTGAAG TACATCCACTCGGCGGGGATCATCCACCGG GACCTGAAGCCCAGCAACGTGGCGGTCAACGAGGACTGTGAGCTGCGG ATCCTGGACTTCGGGCTAGCCCGCCAGGCTGATGAAGAGATGACCGGCTACGTGGCCACTCGCTGGTACCGGGCCCCCGAGATCATGCTGAACTGGATGCACTACAACCAGACAG TGGACATCTGGTCTGTGGGCTGCATCATGGCTGAGCTGCTCCAGGGAAAGGCCCTCTTCCCAGGAAGTGACT ACATCGACCAGCTGAAGCGAATCATGGAAGTGGTGGGCACACCCAGCCCTGAGGTTCTAGCAAAGATTTCCTCAGAACAC GCCCGGACCTACATCCAGTCCCTGCCCCCCATGCCCCAGAAGGACCTCAGGAGCATCTTCCATGGGGCCAACCCCCTGG CTGTGGACCTCCTGGGAAGGATGCTGGTGCTGGACAGCGACCAGAGAGTCAGTGCGGCGGAGGCCCTGGCCCATGCCTACTTCAGCCAGTACCATGACCCCGATGATGAACCTGAGGCCGAGCCCTACGACGAGAGCGTTGAGGCCAAGGAGCGCACCGTGGAGGAGTGGAAGG AGCTCACCTACCAGGAAGTTCTCAGCTTCAAGCCCGCAGAGCCACCGCAGTCTCCCGGCAGCCTGGAGATTGAGCAGTGA
- the MAPK11 gene encoding mitogen-activated protein kinase 11 isoform X1, translating into MSGPRAGFYRLELNKTVWEVPQRLQGLRPVGSGAYGSVCSAYDARLRQKVAVKKLSRPFQSLIHARRTYRELRLLKHLKHENVIGLLDVFTPATSIEDFSEVYLVTTLMGADLNNIVKCQALSDEHVQFLVYQLLRGLKYIHSAGIIHRDLKPSNVAVNEDCELRILDFGLARQADEEMTGYVATRWYRAPEIMLNWMHYNQTVDIWSVGCIMAELLQGKALFPGSDYIDQLKRIMEVVGTPSPEVLAKISSEHARTYIQSLPPMPQKDLRSIFHGANPLAVDLLGRMLVLDSDQRVSAAEALAHAYFSQYHDPDDEPEAEPYDESVEAKERTVEEWKELTYQEVLSFKPAEPPQSPGSLEIEQ; encoded by the exons ATGTCGGGCCCGCGCGCAGGCTTCTACCGGCTGGAGCTCAACAAGACCGTGTGGGAGGTGCCGCAGCGGCTGCAGGGGTTGCGCCCCGTGGGCTCCGGCGCCTACGGCTCGGTCTG CTCGGCCTACGACGCGCGGCTGCGGCAGAAGGTGGCGGTGAAGAAGCTGTCGCGACCCTTCCAGTCGCTGATCCACGCGCGGAGAACGTACCGCGAGCTGCGGCTGCTCAAGCACCTGAAGCACGAGAAC GTCATCGGGCTGCTGGACGTGTTCACGCCGGCCACCTCCATTGAGGACTTCAGCGAAGT GTACCTGGTGACCACCCTGATGGGCGCCGACCTGAACAACATCGTCAAGTGCCAGGCGCTGAGCGACGAGCACGTCCAGTTCCTGGTTTATCAGCTGCTGCGCGGGCTGAAG TACATCCACTCGGCGGGGATCATCCACCGG GACCTGAAGCCCAGCAACGTGGCGGTCAACGAGGACTGTGAGCTGCGG ATCCTGGACTTCGGGCTAGCCCGCCAGGCTGATGAAGAGATGACCGGCTACGTGGCCACTCGCTGGTACCGGGCCCCCGAGATCATGCTGAACTGGATGCACTACAACCAGACAG TGGACATCTGGTCTGTGGGCTGCATCATGGCTGAGCTGCTCCAGGGAAAGGCCCTCTTCCCAGGAAGTGACT ACATCGACCAGCTGAAGCGAATCATGGAAGTGGTGGGCACACCCAGCCCTGAGGTTCTAGCAAAGATTTCCTCAGAACAC GCCCGGACCTACATCCAGTCCCTGCCCCCCATGCCCCAGAAGGACCTCAGGAGCATCTTCCATGGGGCCAACCCCCTGG CTGTGGACCTCCTGGGAAGGATGCTGGTGCTGGACAGCGACCAGAGAGTCAGTGCGGCGGAGGCCCTGGCCCATGCCTACTTCAGCCAGTACCATGACCCCGATGATGAACCTGAGGCCGAGCCCTACGACGAGAGCGTTGAGGCCAAGGAGCGCACCGTGGAGGAGTGGAAGG AGCTCACCTACCAGGAAGTTCTCAGCTTCAAGCCCGCAGAGCCACCGCAGTCTCCCGGCAGCCTGGAGATTGAGCAGTGA
- the MAPK11 gene encoding mitogen-activated protein kinase 11 isoform X2 gives MCKHASRLPPPPFPPSKVWHPWGLADAQVLRSAYDARLRQKVAVKKLSRPFQSLIHARRTYRELRLLKHLKHENVIGLLDVFTPATSIEDFSEVYLVTTLMGADLNNIVKCQALSDEHVQFLVYQLLRGLKYIHSAGIIHRDLKPSNVAVNEDCELRILDFGLARQADEEMTGYVATRWYRAPEIMLNWMHYNQTVDIWSVGCIMAELLQGKALFPGSDYIDQLKRIMEVVGTPSPEVLAKISSEHARTYIQSLPPMPQKDLRSIFHGANPLAVDLLGRMLVLDSDQRVSAAEALAHAYFSQYHDPDDEPEAEPYDESVEAKERTVEEWKELTYQEVLSFKPAEPPQSPGSLEIEQ, from the exons ATGTGCAAGCATGCGTCTaggttgcccccccccccattccctccGTCAAAGGTCTGGCATCCCTGGGGTCTGGCAGATGCCCAGGTACTACG CTCGGCCTACGACGCGCGGCTGCGGCAGAAGGTGGCGGTGAAGAAGCTGTCGCGACCCTTCCAGTCGCTGATCCACGCGCGGAGAACGTACCGCGAGCTGCGGCTGCTCAAGCACCTGAAGCACGAGAAC GTCATCGGGCTGCTGGACGTGTTCACGCCGGCCACCTCCATTGAGGACTTCAGCGAAGT GTACCTGGTGACCACCCTGATGGGCGCCGACCTGAACAACATCGTCAAGTGCCAGGCGCTGAGCGACGAGCACGTCCAGTTCCTGGTTTATCAGCTGCTGCGCGGGCTGAAG TACATCCACTCGGCGGGGATCATCCACCGG GACCTGAAGCCCAGCAACGTGGCGGTCAACGAGGACTGTGAGCTGCGG ATCCTGGACTTCGGGCTAGCCCGCCAGGCTGATGAAGAGATGACCGGCTACGTGGCCACTCGCTGGTACCGGGCCCCCGAGATCATGCTGAACTGGATGCACTACAACCAGACAG TGGACATCTGGTCTGTGGGCTGCATCATGGCTGAGCTGCTCCAGGGAAAGGCCCTCTTCCCAGGAAGTGACT ACATCGACCAGCTGAAGCGAATCATGGAAGTGGTGGGCACACCCAGCCCTGAGGTTCTAGCAAAGATTTCCTCAGAACAC GCCCGGACCTACATCCAGTCCCTGCCCCCCATGCCCCAGAAGGACCTCAGGAGCATCTTCCATGGGGCCAACCCCCTGG CTGTGGACCTCCTGGGAAGGATGCTGGTGCTGGACAGCGACCAGAGAGTCAGTGCGGCGGAGGCCCTGGCCCATGCCTACTTCAGCCAGTACCATGACCCCGATGATGAACCTGAGGCCGAGCCCTACGACGAGAGCGTTGAGGCCAAGGAGCGCACCGTGGAGGAGTGGAAGG AGCTCACCTACCAGGAAGTTCTCAGCTTCAAGCCCGCAGAGCCACCGCAGTCTCCCGGCAGCCTGGAGATTGAGCAGTGA
- the MAPK11 gene encoding mitogen-activated protein kinase 11 isoform X4, which yields MPSSAYDARLRQKVAVKKLSRPFQSLIHARRTYRELRLLKHLKHENVIGLLDVFTPATSIEDFSEVYLVTTLMGADLNNIVKCQALSDEHVQFLVYQLLRGLKYIHSAGIIHRDLKPSNVAVNEDCELRILDFGLARQADEEMTGYVATRWYRAPEIMLNWMHYNQTVDIWSVGCIMAELLQGKALFPGSDYIDQLKRIMEVVGTPSPEVLAKISSEHARTYIQSLPPMPQKDLRSIFHGANPLAVDLLGRMLVLDSDQRVSAAEALAHAYFSQYHDPDDEPEAEPYDESVEAKERTVEEWKELTYQEVLSFKPAEPPQSPGSLEIEQ from the exons ATGCCCAG CTCGGCCTACGACGCGCGGCTGCGGCAGAAGGTGGCGGTGAAGAAGCTGTCGCGACCCTTCCAGTCGCTGATCCACGCGCGGAGAACGTACCGCGAGCTGCGGCTGCTCAAGCACCTGAAGCACGAGAAC GTCATCGGGCTGCTGGACGTGTTCACGCCGGCCACCTCCATTGAGGACTTCAGCGAAGT GTACCTGGTGACCACCCTGATGGGCGCCGACCTGAACAACATCGTCAAGTGCCAGGCGCTGAGCGACGAGCACGTCCAGTTCCTGGTTTATCAGCTGCTGCGCGGGCTGAAG TACATCCACTCGGCGGGGATCATCCACCGG GACCTGAAGCCCAGCAACGTGGCGGTCAACGAGGACTGTGAGCTGCGG ATCCTGGACTTCGGGCTAGCCCGCCAGGCTGATGAAGAGATGACCGGCTACGTGGCCACTCGCTGGTACCGGGCCCCCGAGATCATGCTGAACTGGATGCACTACAACCAGACAG TGGACATCTGGTCTGTGGGCTGCATCATGGCTGAGCTGCTCCAGGGAAAGGCCCTCTTCCCAGGAAGTGACT ACATCGACCAGCTGAAGCGAATCATGGAAGTGGTGGGCACACCCAGCCCTGAGGTTCTAGCAAAGATTTCCTCAGAACAC GCCCGGACCTACATCCAGTCCCTGCCCCCCATGCCCCAGAAGGACCTCAGGAGCATCTTCCATGGGGCCAACCCCCTGG CTGTGGACCTCCTGGGAAGGATGCTGGTGCTGGACAGCGACCAGAGAGTCAGTGCGGCGGAGGCCCTGGCCCATGCCTACTTCAGCCAGTACCATGACCCCGATGATGAACCTGAGGCCGAGCCCTACGACGAGAGCGTTGAGGCCAAGGAGCGCACCGTGGAGGAGTGGAAGG AGCTCACCTACCAGGAAGTTCTCAGCTTCAAGCCCGCAGAGCCACCGCAGTCTCCCGGCAGCCTGGAGATTGAGCAGTGA